Proteins encoded together in one Cyanobacterium stanieri LEGE 03274 window:
- a CDS encoding nuclear transport factor 2 family protein has translation MIKKNQKINKILNFSLLFIVAFYFSLQKQNLATAQNNNINSEVIELISRIDRASSNKDLETLNQYISPQFSSEDGLDNQTFLSTLESLWNSYTNLTYTTNINSTEENQGQLIINTTTIIEGSKQENGETVNLLSEITARQTIENQQLVGQEILTEKTRITTGANPPDITFRLPESARAGQVFDLDAIVEDPIGNGLILGGIKEERVNASLFTNPQPIELDALSAGGIFKRVTISEGDHWYSAIFIRDDGTTMITQRVRVE, from the coding sequence ATGATTAAAAAAAACCAAAAAATAAACAAAATATTAAACTTTTCCCTATTATTTATAGTGGCATTTTATTTTTCCTTGCAAAAACAAAATCTAGCAACAGCACAAAATAATAATATTAATAGTGAAGTCATAGAATTAATTAGTAGAATTGATCGCGCTAGTAGTAACAAGGATTTAGAAACTTTAAATCAATATATCTCCCCTCAGTTTAGTAGCGAAGATGGTTTGGATAATCAAACTTTTTTATCTACCCTTGAAAGTCTCTGGAATAGTTATACTAACTTGACATATACCACTAACATTAATTCCACAGAAGAAAATCAGGGACAACTAATTATTAATACCACTACCATTATTGAGGGTAGTAAACAAGAAAATGGGGAAACTGTTAATTTATTGTCCGAAATTACTGCCCGTCAAACCATTGAAAACCAACAACTTGTGGGCCAAGAAATTTTAACAGAAAAAACCCGTATTACCACGGGGGCAAACCCTCCCGACATTACTTTTAGATTGCCTGAAAGTGCAAGGGCAGGACAAGTATTTGATTTAGATGCGATCGTTGAAGATCCTATCGGTAATGGTTTAATATTAGGGGGAATAAAAGAAGAGAGAGTCAATGCCTCCCTATTTACCAATCCACAACCCATAGAATTAGATGCTCTTTCGGCAGGGGGGATTTTTAAACGGGTAACCATTAGTGAGGGCGATCATTGGTACTCAGCCATTTTTATCCGTGACGATGGCACAACCATGATTACTCAAAGGGTAAGGGTTGAATAA
- a CDS encoding class I SAM-dependent methyltransferase, with amino-acid sequence MSSQTINLNSELYDYLLSVSVRENPVLTQLREEMKNHPVGKMQISPEQGQFMALLLKLMGAKRVLEIGVFTGYSSTVMALSLPEDGKLIGCDTSKADTDIARKYWRRAGVEDKIELFLAPALDTLNSLMEQGQGETFDFCFIDADKSNYLNYYEKCLWLVRRGGLIAIDNVLWYGKVADGSINDNRTNKIREFNHFLKEDSRIDLSLIPMGDGLTLARKK; translated from the coding sequence ATGAGTAGCCAAACCATTAATCTAAACTCCGAATTGTATGATTATTTGTTATCCGTATCGGTGAGAGAAAATCCCGTTTTAACTCAATTACGAGAGGAGATGAAAAACCATCCTGTCGGTAAAATGCAAATTTCCCCCGAGCAAGGGCAATTTATGGCTTTATTATTGAAGTTAATGGGAGCAAAAAGGGTATTAGAAATAGGAGTGTTTACGGGCTATAGTTCAACGGTAATGGCTTTATCTTTGCCCGAGGATGGTAAGTTAATTGGTTGTGATACCAGTAAGGCTGATACTGATATTGCTAGAAAATATTGGCGTAGGGCTGGGGTAGAAGATAAGATAGAGCTTTTTTTAGCCCCTGCTTTAGATACCCTTAATAGTTTAATGGAACAAGGGCAAGGGGAAACCTTTGATTTTTGCTTTATTGATGCTGATAAAAGTAATTATCTTAATTATTATGAAAAGTGTTTATGGTTGGTGCGTCGGGGGGGATTAATTGCCATTGATAATGTGCTGTGGTACGGCAAAGTAGCCGATGGAAGTATCAATGATAACAGAACTAACAAAATTCGGGAATTTAATCATTTTTTAAAAGAAGATAGTCGTATTGACCTTAGTTTAATTCCCATGGGCGATGGTTTAACATTGGCTCGTAAAAAATAA
- a CDS encoding response regulator, with the protein MNNLNTPKGDILIVDDVPENLQLLFTMLTEHDYDVRRVLSGKQALQVVDVEAPDLILLDIKMPELDGYQVCKILKSQEKTKHIPIIFLSALNDTFDKVHAFNVGGVDYITKPFQIEEVVIRVENQLRLLNMQREIESKNQELILLNQDLEAFSHRVSHDLKNKIHIINGFSQLIAQEFSHQFEPNVKEYFQYIHDEGKRMAEVIRDLLRLSQVQNIDIEYSTFNISEIVTEISDKLTAENKNRTVDFIISPNVYGRGDLNLIRIVLENLLENAYKYTAKTLKPRIEFGTYQQEGKDIYFIKDNGVGFNPREAEKLFTPFHRLHTDREFKGTGIGLSTVKRIIQRHHGDIWYDAQVNQGATFYFYLY; encoded by the coding sequence ATGAATAATCTAAATACTCCAAAAGGTGACATCCTCATCGTTGATGACGTACCCGAAAACCTACAATTATTATTCACCATGCTAACCGAACATGATTACGATGTAAGGCGGGTATTGAGTGGAAAACAAGCCCTACAGGTAGTTGATGTCGAAGCGCCCGACTTAATTCTATTAGACATCAAAATGCCTGAATTAGACGGCTATCAAGTATGCAAAATTCTCAAATCCCAAGAAAAAACTAAACATATTCCTATTATATTCCTGAGTGCGCTCAACGATACCTTTGATAAAGTACACGCCTTTAATGTTGGTGGTGTTGACTATATAACCAAACCTTTTCAAATAGAAGAAGTAGTCATTCGAGTAGAAAATCAACTGCGTTTACTGAATATGCAAAGGGAAATTGAATCTAAAAATCAAGAATTAATACTATTAAATCAAGACTTAGAAGCATTCAGCCACCGAGTCTCCCACGACTTAAAAAATAAAATTCACATTATCAACGGTTTTAGCCAACTAATCGCCCAAGAATTTTCCCATCAATTTGAACCCAATGTCAAAGAATATTTTCAATATATCCATGACGAAGGAAAAAGAATGGCGGAGGTGATTAGAGACTTGTTGCGCTTATCTCAAGTGCAAAATATTGATATAGAATACTCCACTTTTAACATCAGTGAAATCGTTACCGAAATTAGTGATAAATTAACCGCAGAAAATAAAAATCGTACCGTTGATTTTATCATTTCTCCCAATGTTTACGGTCGAGGAGACTTAAATCTAATCAGAATTGTTTTGGAAAATTTATTAGAAAATGCTTATAAATACACCGCTAAAACCCTAAAACCTCGCATCGAATTTGGAACATATCAACAAGAAGGAAAAGATATATACTTCATAAAAGATAATGGGGTAGGATTTAACCCCCGTGAAGCAGAAAAACTTTTTACTCCTTTTCATCGCCTACATACCGATAGGGAATTTAAAGGCACAGGGATTGGTTTATCTACCGTTAAACGAATTATTCAACGACACCATGGAGATATTTGGTATGATGCCCAAGTTAATCAGGGTGCGACTTTTTATTTTTATTTATATTAA
- a CDS encoding ATP-binding protein, whose product MIDLTTAEKKYHEQYDIRYPGSIQGHGILIVIDFATLKIVQVSNNIDNLLKISPKNLLGKPLNYLIDSSQINKILVALENNNHDFVEIITTKKFKDKIKFQGTIHKVKDNVILELEPLHLSGENNSPNLYCLLNNAIINTTSSYSLEETYQVITQEIRKITDFNRVLIYRFNIDGSGVVIAEDKKEGVESYLGLHYPSYDIPTPAREFYARNWLRIISDVSAPTVEIVSSENLSKPQGLDLSRSTLRSVFPCHIQYLKNMGVRASMSISLLNQNRLWGLIACHHYSPKYINYETRKAGEFLGQFLSAHLFCKQEQQFKSYRLQIQGVQNRLRKGLLRSPNLMKEVFTRNKNSLINLTKSQGLAVCLDNNIHLMGSTPKYSQVNGLIRDFLNKNQQEIFFTDSFSSIYPQGKDFQDTGCGILSISLFLTNHTYHLIWFRPEQSYQVPWAGNPYDVSIENIDHIPQFTPRRSFALWKETIKNKSFPWESLEIEAAQELRKVLLLTALEFSQYSQKVLEETTKQANAANLAKSQFLAKMSHELRTPLNAILGFTQMMNRDSSLSATQQEYLGIINRSGEHLLCLINDVLEMSRIEAGQITLHQTCFNLYDLIKSVQELLTIKSNSKGLSFQVYQDADLPQYLSGDESKLRQIIVNLVGNAIKFTDEGHVDLVLSLLSDNVLTKEIELLIEVKDTGVGIESENLESIFEPFKQTDNSVHSREGTGLGLSISRQFARLMDGDITVRSRLGEGSIFTCRIAMSLPRKIEQKCQSSRRQIIGLQKSQPCYRILVVEDVQDNRLLMEKMLQSMGFNVQTACNGKEAIALWQTWQPHLIWMDMRMPIMDGYQASRHIRNLESMKENLQKPVPIIALTATAFDEEREAILQVGCNDFVSKPFQEKIIFEMMAKYLNIKYIYQENPDSSPKKTLIPAIDNQQIRIQLQKMPRPWINQLRIAALSARELKLKKLIEEIPSEFSALSHHLNHMVNNLFFEQIAHLIPENLHE is encoded by the coding sequence ATGATTGATTTAACAACCGCCGAAAAAAAATACCATGAACAATATGATATAAGGTATCCAGGCTCTATTCAGGGTCACGGCATCTTGATAGTTATTGATTTTGCCACCCTCAAGATTGTGCAAGTTAGCAATAATATTGATAATTTATTAAAAATATCACCAAAAAACTTATTAGGAAAACCATTAAATTATTTAATTGATTCATCACAAATAAATAAAATATTAGTAGCTTTAGAAAATAATAACCATGATTTTGTAGAAATTATTACCACCAAAAAATTTAAAGATAAAATCAAATTTCAAGGGACTATTCATAAGGTTAAAGACAATGTTATCTTAGAACTAGAACCCTTACACCTTTCAGGGGAAAATAATTCGCCAAATTTATATTGTCTTTTAAATAATGCTATTATCAACACTACTTCTAGTTATAGCTTAGAAGAAACCTATCAGGTAATTACCCAAGAAATCAGAAAAATAACCGACTTTAATCGGGTTTTAATTTATCGTTTTAACATTGACGGTAGTGGGGTGGTGATTGCGGAGGATAAAAAAGAAGGGGTCGAAAGTTATTTAGGTTTACATTATCCTTCCTATGATATTCCTACCCCAGCGAGAGAATTTTATGCACGTAATTGGTTGAGAATAATATCTGATGTTTCTGCCCCTACAGTGGAAATTGTGTCGTCTGAAAATCTTTCTAAACCTCAAGGATTAGATTTAAGTCGCTCTACTTTAAGAAGTGTTTTTCCTTGTCATATTCAGTATTTAAAAAATATGGGGGTAAGGGCTTCTATGTCCATATCTTTGTTAAATCAGAATAGATTATGGGGTTTAATTGCTTGTCATCACTATTCGCCGAAGTATATTAATTATGAAACTAGAAAGGCAGGGGAATTTTTAGGACAATTTTTATCAGCGCACCTATTCTGTAAACAAGAACAACAGTTTAAAAGTTATCGTTTGCAAATTCAAGGGGTACAAAATCGACTTAGAAAGGGATTGTTAAGAAGTCCCAATTTAATGAAAGAAGTTTTTACAAGAAATAAGAATAGTTTAATTAATCTTACCAAGTCTCAAGGGTTAGCGGTGTGTTTAGATAATAATATTCATTTGATGGGAAGTACGCCAAAATATTCACAGGTAAATGGTTTAATCAGGGATTTTTTAAATAAAAATCAACAGGAGATATTTTTCACAGATTCTTTTTCCAGTATTTATCCTCAGGGCAAAGATTTTCAAGATACAGGATGTGGAATTTTGAGCATATCTTTGTTTTTAACCAATCATACATACCATTTAATCTGGTTTAGGCCAGAACAATCCTATCAAGTGCCTTGGGCCGGTAATCCTTATGACGTGAGTATTGAAAATATTGATCACATTCCCCAGTTTACTCCCCGTCGTTCTTTTGCGCTGTGGAAAGAAACTATTAAAAATAAATCTTTTCCTTGGGAATCCTTAGAAATTGAGGCAGCCCAAGAGTTGCGCAAGGTTTTATTATTGACAGCGCTAGAATTTTCTCAATATTCTCAAAAGGTTTTGGAGGAAACTACCAAACAAGCAAATGCCGCTAATCTAGCAAAAAGTCAGTTTCTGGCTAAAATGAGCCATGAGTTACGCACTCCCCTTAATGCAATTTTGGGTTTTACTCAAATGATGAATCGTGATTCTTCTCTTTCGGCTACTCAGCAGGAGTATTTAGGTATTATTAATCGTAGTGGGGAACATTTGTTGTGTTTGATTAATGATGTTTTGGAAATGTCTCGCATTGAGGCGGGGCAAATTACTTTACATCAAACTTGTTTTAATCTTTATGATTTGATTAAGTCGGTGCAGGAGTTGTTAACCATCAAGTCAAATTCTAAGGGGTTATCTTTTCAAGTTTATCAGGATGCTGATTTACCTCAATATTTATCGGGGGATGAGAGTAAGTTACGTCAGATTATTGTTAATTTGGTGGGTAATGCCATTAAGTTTACCGATGAAGGTCATGTGGATTTGGTTTTATCTTTATTATCAGATAATGTGTTGACAAAGGAGATTGAATTATTAATTGAGGTGAAGGATACGGGGGTAGGTATTGAAAGTGAGAATTTGGAGAGTATTTTTGAACCTTTTAAGCAAACTGATAATAGTGTTCATTCTCGGGAAGGTACGGGGTTGGGGTTGTCTATTAGTCGTCAATTTGCCCGTTTAATGGATGGTGATATAACGGTGAGAAGTCGTTTAGGGGAAGGTTCAATTTTCACTTGTCGTATTGCCATGAGTCTTCCTCGAAAAATTGAGCAGAAATGTCAAAGTAGTCGTCGGCAGATTATTGGTTTACAAAAATCACAACCTTGTTATCGTATTTTGGTGGTGGAGGATGTACAGGATAATCGTTTGTTGATGGAAAAAATGTTGCAGTCTATGGGTTTTAATGTGCAAACTGCTTGTAATGGTAAAGAGGCGATCGCCCTTTGGCAAACATGGCAACCCCACTTAATTTGGATGGATATGAGAATGCCCATAATGGACGGCTATCAAGCCAGTCGTCATATTCGTAACCTAGAATCCATGAAAGAAAATCTTCAAAAACCAGTACCTATTATTGCCCTCACTGCCACTGCTTTTGATGAAGAAAGAGAGGCAATTTTACAAGTAGGATGCAACGATTTTGTTAGTAAACCATTCCAAGAAAAAATCATCTTTGAGATGATGGCAAAATATTTAAATATAAAATACATCTATCAAGAAAATCCCGACTCTTCACCCAAAAAAACCCTTATCCCCGCTATCGATAACCAACAAATACGCATACAACTACAAAAAATGCCCCGCCCATGGATAAATCAACTCCGTATAGCCGCCCTTAGCGCTAGAGAATTAAAACTCAAAAAACTCATCGAAGAAATTCCCTCAGAATTCAGCGCCCTTAGCCATCACCTTAATCATATGGTTAATAACCTATTCTTTGAACAAATTGCTCACCTAATCCCAGAGAATCTCCATGAATAA
- a CDS encoding universal stress protein, whose amino-acid sequence MLQRCLICTDLKDGLQKFARFISSFEHSGLKEITFLHSVPLWTEGEIPRVDHERIEEVKKFLSSQLENVPDSIQVNLEVLSGDPAPNIIETVEKNNIDFVILGTTVKTAIQEGLFGSTATRLTKKLKVPLMILRPQLISVYRDEELALRCKHLNRFWLVPYKGGKSSRYLIDKVKEYCQKESIKTQHQILLLTVVEEVSRSPLLLENRMEEAQKDLVKIEQELKDLGLEVQSMVKKGDPITEILDVCLNYDVSAIAVADDRDNILLNWTVKSFAQEILHRSWFPLVYFPLEK is encoded by the coding sequence ATGCTTCAGCGTTGCCTAATTTGTACAGACTTAAAGGATGGTTTGCAAAAATTTGCCCGTTTTATAAGTAGTTTTGAACACAGTGGCTTAAAAGAAATTACTTTTTTGCATAGTGTTCCCCTTTGGACAGAAGGAGAAATTCCACGGGTAGATCATGAAAGAATTGAGGAGGTTAAAAAATTTCTATCTTCTCAATTAGAAAATGTTCCTGATTCCATTCAAGTCAATTTGGAAGTATTATCAGGTGATCCCGCTCCCAATATCATTGAGACGGTGGAAAAAAATAATATTGATTTTGTTATTCTTGGTACTACGGTAAAAACTGCCATTCAAGAAGGGTTATTTGGTTCAACGGCCACTAGATTAACTAAAAAATTAAAAGTTCCTTTAATGATTCTTCGCCCTCAATTAATTTCTGTTTATCGAGATGAAGAATTAGCCCTCAGATGTAAGCATCTTAATCGTTTTTGGTTAGTGCCTTATAAGGGTGGTAAATCTTCCCGTTATTTGATTGATAAGGTAAAAGAATATTGTCAAAAAGAGTCGATCAAAACTCAACATCAAATTTTATTATTAACGGTGGTAGAAGAAGTTTCTCGCTCTCCTTTACTATTAGAAAATAGAATGGAAGAAGCCCAAAAAGATTTAGTAAAAATTGAACAGGAATTAAAAGATTTGGGTTTAGAAGTTCAATCCATGGTTAAAAAAGGTGATCCCATTACTGAAATTCTTGATGTTTGTCTTAATTATGATGTAAGTGCGATCGCAGTTGCCGATGACCGTGATAACATTCTCTTAAATTGGACAGTAAAAAGTTTTGCCCAAGAAATCCTCCATCGCAGTTGGTTTCCCCTCGTTTATTTCCCCCTAGAAAAGTAA